GAGTGAGCCACTGGAGCATTCCGTCTCTTAGCCTCCTGGGGAATGAATTTTGTCAAAAAAGCGTCCCAAAAAGGGGAACTCAGGGATACACGATGAGTACAGACATGGGAAATTTCAATGCGTCGAACCTAACCATACAGGCCATATTATTGTACCATCAATAAGCTGTCAGATACCAGCTTCTAATGATACCAAGTTTCAATAGTTGTAAGTTTCAAAATGCAACGCGTTTAACGGCTACAGACAGGGTACATGCCTTCCCATAATAATGTAATGGTCCAATATACCTTCGGGTCTTCGCTCTTTGGAAACAGGGGACATTCTTTCCCTCCATGCATTTCCAAGTCCCATCCCTCCAGTGGCCGAGAGCTTGTAATCAGATAAACACATGATGCAGACAAGCATTTGGAAATCgtacacatttgcacacaccaAGAACATACCTTGTCGCGACATCCTCCAAAGCATCACCAATGAGCTAAAGTAAATCAAAAAACAGACCAGAGTCAATCATGAATGTCAGAGTAAACctaaaatacatgaaaaataTATTATAGTGTCGGGCAGAAGCAGACCTTTGGAGGGCCGTAGGGGCAGCCAGAGGTTAGTCTCGCCGAGCTGACGAACAGAggctccagctgctccagggtcACACCAGCCAGGATCTTGGTCCTCATCTCTTTGTAGTCACACTGGAGCTTCTCGCAGACATTAACAAGCTTGGCCGGAGGGTCCTTGGGCCTGCGGGAAGAGAAAGGCAAACTGATGGTACACCATCATTCTTAATTGACGGTAGCTTTCGGGAGACTTTGCCCTGGAATCTTCTCATGATTTAGCTTCAATGTAAATCTTCATCAAAGTCCACTTGTGTTTTCCTTACTTCAACAAAGTGAGGAAGGAAACTGAATACTCCTTGAAGTTCATTAAACACTAACTCAAGTTACAAGAAAAATcatcaaaaaacaaaatcatacaaaaatggtTTGACCAATACTCAGAGTGTGCTGTTCTCATGGCGAGGTCATCAGGGGAGGTGAAGCAGTCCCTCCAGGCTTGCTGCTGGCACATGGTGTAGTGCAGGTCCAGCAGACACAGCTCAGCGCACTGCGCCCGCCGACAAAATCCCTCACACGGTACCCTGTCCCCGGCCTCCTCTGAGCTGAAACACACGACCACAAGGGTGCCACTGAAAGAACTCCCTTCTGGAGGCCAGGGGGGCGGATGGAGTGAGCATGCCAGTGCACGGAGTaccttttcagtttctgtcttAGCTCATCAAGTTCCTTCTTGGCAGACTTGAGTTTCACAATTTCctacaaacagaaaaacacaaaaaaaaaatcatgcgGCATGTTGACGCACATGTCACCCTATCGCCCCTTCCTTCCTCATCCCATTAGTATACCTCAGCCAAGTAGTCCAGGTCGGACATCTGCAACATGGTGAGATGATTCTGGTCTGCCATTGCGGGCACCTTCGTTTGGGCCTCTACCGACACACACCGTGTCTCCGTACCGACTGATACATCGGACGTGACTACGCGGGGGGAAGGGGAAGTGCCCCTTTCGACAGTGTGCGGGGCCTCTCCGCCGGCCCCCGCGGAGCGTTCTCGGCCTGCGCCTGCCCTGGGCCTGCTGCTTCTCTCATCCGAGACAATGTTCTCGTCGTCCTCCAGGAAGCTGTGGAAGTCGGAGCTCTCCTCCTGGTCCATTTCGGGGACGTCCGCTTTGCAGGACGCGACGCTGCCCTGAATGGGGTCCCCCCGACGACCCGCCTGcctggggaagagaggggacGACCCGCGAAGGGGGTGGACGACCTTGGGCGTGGACGACGGGCATGGAGGACCTCTCGCACCAGGGGACGACCTCTCGCACCGGGCCGTCTCAGTCGCCATGGCCAGGGCGGGGCTGTCCTGCTTGGGCACCATAGCGTAGATAGCGGCGAAGGGGTTGAGCTTAGTGGTAGACGGCTGACTGCCATCGAGGCTGTAGGGAGAATCACTGTAGAGAATAGTTTACCATTGGCAGAATGCAGGGCAATCCCATGATGACATTCAGTTAGTTATGTAGAAATATAAAGTCGAATATACGCTATTTAAATCATCACAAGCAGGGTTCAAAGTACGGCTCACAACACTTTTGACTATGCTGACTTCCACGACAGACCATCAATACTCACTATGAGCAACCAGTCACAGTACAAGCAGAGGGACCCCAGCGCTGTGCCTGGCTGGGTGGAGACTGGGGGGCTTGCCAAGGTGCCCCCCAGTAAAAGTGCTGTTCAAGCCCTGCATTCAAAGAGGAACTGGCCTGGGCTGAGGAGTCCTCATACAGTGCAGCGTTACCGCTTTCCTCCTGCCAGCCTTCGGCCtacaccatcaacacaaca
The window above is part of the Gadus morhua chromosome 20, gadMor3.0, whole genome shotgun sequence genome. Proteins encoded here:
- the rbm44 gene encoding RNA-binding protein 44 isoform X1; this encodes MWSSIPTPFHVVVNPYLYDHTTHGFAVAVPCQMIPYNNPVFIDSLAVPGSNTRASRENVLSGTQRPKGPMFIKRVPLKNSCASDPSRARLCAVDHREVECLPNTVRESLDLLDHSEDVWAMQQVPQNSKAEGWQEESGNAALYEDSSAQASSSLNAGLEQHFYWGAPWQAPQSPPSQAQRWGPSACTVTGCSYDSPYSLDGSQPSTTKLNPFAAIYAMVPKQDSPALAMATETARCERSSPGARGPPCPSSTPKVVHPLRGSSPLFPRQAGRRGDPIQGSVASCKADVPEMDQEESSDFHSFLEDDENIVSDERSSRPRAGAGRERSAGAGGEAPHTVERGTSPSPRVVTSDVSVGTETRCVSVEAQTKVPAMADQNHLTMLQMSDLDYLAEEIVKLKSAKKELDELRQKLKSSEEAGDRVPCEGFCRRAQCAELCLLDLHYTMCQQQAWRDCFTSPDDLAMRTAHSEPKDPPAKLVNVCEKLQCDYKEMRTKILAGVTLEQLEPLFVSSARLTSGCPYGPPKLIGDALEDVATSSRPLEGWDLEMHGGKECPLFPKSEDPKEAKRRNAPVAHSTVKRRRAVSLTLKHSGTDNKQTVDRVTEVVVVESQMEGDSTELSTGEVWYDAKEDPEPAVVMVPTGQGDTHSGSDEEIKEGLPKKVEEQGSSLVISGLPKDVTESDVMQWFEKDHVSDVRFFIFSNHLRVAMVTIKGPLAAEFAVGKMNGVCVPGSTLHVGHIRPVTESLSPALQIPVASSKVPEETGGATKPSANKTHSSLTVGKVPGSDKHEVLSDSPTAEGTCVPQHHASMGSFDKLMVALKERHPEAGRLAIVGALQEMKTRHRGSLSGLPLSSIVEVASKQLAAMSSSGATAASGGSR
- the rbm44 gene encoding RNA-binding protein 44 isoform X3, with translation MFIKRVPLKNSCASDPSRARLCAVDHREVECLPNTVRESLDLLDHSEDVWAMQQVPQNSKAEGWQEESGNAALYEDSSAQASSSLNAGLEQHFYWGAPWQAPQSPPSQAQRWGPSACTVTGCSYDSPYSLDGSQPSTTKLNPFAAIYAMVPKQDSPALAMATETARCERSSPGARGPPCPSSTPKVVHPLRGSSPLFPRQAGRRGDPIQGSVASCKADVPEMDQEESSDFHSFLEDDENIVSDERSSRPRAGAGRERSAGAGGEAPHTVERGTSPSPRVVTSDVSVGTETRCVSVEAQTKVPAMADQNHLTMLQMSDLDYLAEEIVKLKSAKKELDELRQKLKSSEEAGDRVPCEGFCRRAQCAELCLLDLHYTMCQQQAWRDCFTSPDDLAMRTAHSEPKDPPAKLVNVCEKLQCDYKEMRTKILAGVTLEQLEPLFVSSARLTSGCPYGPPKLIGDALEDVATSSRPLEGWDLEMHGGKECPLFPKSEDPKEAKRRNAPVAHSTVKRRRAVSLTLKHSGTDNKQTVDRVTEVVVVESQMEGDSTELSTGEVWYDAKEDPEPAVVMVPTGQGDTHSGSDEEIKEGLPKKVEEQGSSLVISGLPKDVTESDVMQWFEKDHVSDVRFFIFSNHLRVAMVTIKGPLAAEFAVGKMNGVCVPGSTLHVGHIRPVTESLSPALQIPVASSKVPEETGGATKPSANKTHSSLTVGKVPGSDKHEVLSDSPTAEGTCVPQHHASMGSFDKLMVALKERHPEAGRLAIVGALQEMKTRHRGSLSGLPLSSIVEVASKQLAAMSSSGATAASGGSR
- the rbm44 gene encoding RNA-binding protein 44 isoform X2; translation: MQSVNGFSFGRIIITVDHREVECLPNTVRESLDLLDHSEDVWAMQQVPQNSKAEGWQEESGNAALYEDSSAQASSSLNAGLEQHFYWGAPWQAPQSPPSQAQRWGPSACTVTGCSYDSPYSLDGSQPSTTKLNPFAAIYAMVPKQDSPALAMATETARCERSSPGARGPPCPSSTPKVVHPLRGSSPLFPRQAGRRGDPIQGSVASCKADVPEMDQEESSDFHSFLEDDENIVSDERSSRPRAGAGRERSAGAGGEAPHTVERGTSPSPRVVTSDVSVGTETRCVSVEAQTKVPAMADQNHLTMLQMSDLDYLAEEIVKLKSAKKELDELRQKLKSSEEAGDRVPCEGFCRRAQCAELCLLDLHYTMCQQQAWRDCFTSPDDLAMRTAHSEPKDPPAKLVNVCEKLQCDYKEMRTKILAGVTLEQLEPLFVSSARLTSGCPYGPPKLIGDALEDVATSSRPLEGWDLEMHGGKECPLFPKSEDPKEAKRRNAPVAHSTVKRRRAVSLTLKHSGTDNKQTVDRVTEVVVVESQMEGDSTELSTGEVWYDAKEDPEPAVVMVPTGQGDTHSGSDEEIKEGLPKKVEEQGSSLVISGLPKDVTESDVMQWFEKDHVSDVRFFIFSNHLRVAMVTIKGPLAAEFAVGKMNGVCVPGSTLHVGHIRPVTESLSPALQIPVASSKVPEETGGATKPSANKTHSSLTVGKVPGSDKHEVLSDSPTAEGTCVPQHHASMGSFDKLMVALKERHPEAGRLAIVGALQEMKTRHRGSLSGLPLSSIVEVASKQLAAMSSSGATAASGGSR